One Podarcis muralis chromosome 1, rPodMur119.hap1.1, whole genome shotgun sequence genomic window carries:
- the LOC114585321 gene encoding testis-specific serine/threonine-protein kinase 6-like, which produces MSRASRGDKLLSDLGYKLGQTLGEGSYSKVRVATSAKYKGPLAIKMVDRRRAPRDFVEKFLPRELSILRGIRHPHIVRVYEFIEVCNGTLYIVMEAASTDLLQMVQKTGKLPCAPEARDIFAQVVGAVRYLHDRHLVHRDLKCENVLLTSDGRRAKLTDFGFGRESRGYPELSTTYCGSAAYASPEVLMGVPYDPKKYDVWSLGVMLYVMITGCMPFDDTHIHNMPCRQKKGVVFPEDLPALAEPCQALIKQLLQFSPESRPCVGQVSKNSWLKGEA; this is translated from the coding sequence ATGTCAAGGGCTTCCAGAGGAGACAAACTTCTGAGCGACCTCGGTTACAAGTTGGGCCAAACCTTGGGGGAAGGCAGCTATTCCAAGGTGAGAGTAGCCACTTCGGCCAAATACAAGGGGCCACTAGCCATCAAAATGGTGGACCGGCGTCGAGCGCCCCGGGATTTTGTGGAGAAGTTTCTGCCGAGGGAACTCTCCATCTTGAGAGGGATCCGTCATCCGCACATCGTCAGGGTCTACGAGTTCATCGAAGTCTGCAACGGGACGCTGTACATTGTGATGGAGGCCGCATCTACAGACCTGCTGCAGATGGTGCAGAAGACAGGCAAACTGCCCTGCGCCCCTGAGGCGCGGGACATCTTTGCCCAGGTGGTGGGTGCCGTGCGCTACCTCCACGACCGGCATTTGGTGCACCGGGATCTCAAGTGCGAGAACGTGCTGCTGACTTCGGACGGCCGCCGAGCAAAGCTGACCGACTTTGGCTTTGGCAGAGAATCGCGCGGGTACCCGGAGCTGAGTACCACCTATTGTGGCTCTGCGGCCTACGCCTCTCCCGAAGTCCTCATGGGTGTCCCCTACGATCCCAAAAAGTACGACGTGTGGAGTTTGGGCGTCATGCTCTACGTGATGATAACCGGCTGCATGCCCTTCGATGACACCCACATCCATAACATGCCGTGTCGCCAGAAGAAAGGCGTCGTTTTCCCCGAAGACCTGCCCGCTTTGGCGGAGCCCTGCCAAGCCCTTATAAAGCAGCTGCTCCAGTTCAGCCCAGAATCCCGGCCCTGTGTGGGGCAAGTATCTAAGAACAGCTGGCTGAAGGGGGAAGCCTAA
- the NABP1 gene encoding SOSS complex subunit B2 isoform X2, with protein MSMANETYHLIKDIRAGLKNLNVIFIVLEIGRVTKTKDGHEVRSCKVADKSGSILISVWDELGSLIQPGDIIRLTKGYASLWKGCLTLYTGRGGELQKIGEFCMVYSEVPNFSEPSSDHPGQPSKVAQGEQSTNSLPSTNLSSCTFGPTGTGRVSGRGPAPPSVLSNHTRPPQSTMSNGRDPRRASKR; from the exons atGAGCATGGCAAACGAAACATACCACCTCATAAAAGACATAAGGGCCGGACTGAAAAATTTAAATGTCATCTTTATTGTGCTAGAGATCG GCCGCGTCACCAAAACCAAAGATGGGCACGAAGTGCGGTCGTGCAAAGTGGCCGACAAGTCAGGTAGCATCCTCATCTCGGTGTGGGATGAACTTGGCAGCCTCATTCAGCCGGGAGATATTATCCGGTTGACCAAAGG GTACGCGTCTCTGTGGAAAGGATGTCTCACGCTTTACACCGGAAGGGGAGGCGAGCTTCAGAAAATCGGGGA gttctgCATGGTGTACTCGGAAGTGCCCAACTTCAGTGAGCCCAGCTCGGATCACCCTGGGCAGCCCAGCAAAGTG GCCCAGGGTGAGCAGAGTACCAATTCCCTTCCATCAACTAATCTGAGTTCTTGTACTTTTGGGCCTACTG GTACTGGGAGGGTCAGCGGGCGGGGCCCCGCCCCTCCTTCAGTGCTGTCCAATCACACGCGCCCCCCACAAAGCACAATGAGTAACGGGAGGGATCCCCGCAGAGCCTCAAAAAGATGA
- the NABP1 gene encoding SOSS complex subunit B2 isoform X1 has product MSMANETYHLIKDIRAGLKNLNVIFIVLEIGRVTKTKDGHEVRSCKVADKSGSILISVWDELGSLIQPGDIIRLTKGYASLWKGCLTLYTGRGGELQKIGEFCMVYSEVPNFSEPSSDHPGQPSKVAQGEQSTNSLPSTNLSSCTFGPTGNGLPAGPELSGVSSAYNHVSSSSSSYAGTGRVSGRGPAPPSVLSNHTRPPQSTMSNGRDPRRASKR; this is encoded by the exons atGAGCATGGCAAACGAAACATACCACCTCATAAAAGACATAAGGGCCGGACTGAAAAATTTAAATGTCATCTTTATTGTGCTAGAGATCG GCCGCGTCACCAAAACCAAAGATGGGCACGAAGTGCGGTCGTGCAAAGTGGCCGACAAGTCAGGTAGCATCCTCATCTCGGTGTGGGATGAACTTGGCAGCCTCATTCAGCCGGGAGATATTATCCGGTTGACCAAAGG GTACGCGTCTCTGTGGAAAGGATGTCTCACGCTTTACACCGGAAGGGGAGGCGAGCTTCAGAAAATCGGGGA gttctgCATGGTGTACTCGGAAGTGCCCAACTTCAGTGAGCCCAGCTCGGATCACCCTGGGCAGCCCAGCAAAGTG GCCCAGGGTGAGCAGAGTACCAATTCCCTTCCATCAACTAATCTGAGTTCTTGTACTTTTGGGCCTACTG GAAATGGTTtgccagcaggacctgagctGAGCGGAGTATCATCTGCTTATAAtcatgtctcctcctcctcctcctcctatgcaGGTACTGGGAGGGTCAGCGGGCGGGGCCCCGCCCCTCCTTCAGTGCTGTCCAATCACACGCGCCCCCCACAAAGCACAATGAGTAACGGGAGGGATCCCCGCAGAGCCTCAAAAAGATGA